Below is a window of Ctenopharyngodon idella isolate HZGC_01 chromosome 7, HZGC01, whole genome shotgun sequence DNA.
cagtcgtaaaagaaaaaaaaaagaacttgtctaacttgtaagactagccTAAAcggtttatgcaactggccccagatttattaaaaagaacaaataaactcacacaaaaacatacGCTTTGTTGCTAGGACATGTAtggcaaacaaaaacaatatgtGATCTAAAAATGTCTCGATATCTTCCAACAGGATAGTCTGAAGCTAAAAAATCGGAGAATATGCCCATCATACACTACGCAAAATTCTGTAAAATCTGTCAACTACAACGTGCCAAAATTTGCAGATTGGCTCTGACTTTAGGCAactaaacaaatgaaaaaaatctgtgaaaaaGCCTTAACAAACACATCAGCTGTATAGAGAAGCTCTAGGGGGAGCAGTTTTAAGGTCATCAGAAGGTCAAACAACGAGCAGATATCTGTAAAAAGTAGGCTTTGGTGTTGTACTTGTAATCCTCTTATGGCTCAGCCAggtgtgttgtgtttgtgggATAGAGGTGTCACTGTACAGCAGTTTTGGTCTGCTTTTGAGGCTAGACCAGAGGGAGGATTTGATATTCAAAACTCTCTGTGATTAAACCAATGTTTGAGAGAAATGAAAGCCTCTTTCAGGCAGCTTAAAGCCTCTTAATCACAGAATTACCATTTCAATGGTTGCAGCCTTGATTGATACGCATCATTATCGGTAATGAGAGTAAATGCTTTAAACTCAAAACCGCTATTCTGCTCATCCAaacaggaaagagagagaggatcAGTCATGCTGGTTGAGATGTAGAAAGGAGTGAAAAGTGAGGAgttaaaaaaagagaatatGTGATGCTTGGTGCCTCTGTGGTTTGGAGCAGCCTCAATTTGTCATCCTGTTCCTTGTTATAATATGACTCATATTCCCTTCTTTCCGCAGCGGATAATATATCAGTGGATGCAGGATGTGAAGGTTATATATCAGGGTGTGTGAGTGTCTCTGAAGAGCAGAAGCACGCTCAGACAGCGGTCCACAAGCTGGCAGCACATGTGCAGTGGGGAGAGGAGCTGGTGTTCACCCTCCCTGTAGAGGGCACCGAAGACACGGATGGTCTAGATGGAGAGGTGGCCCTCTCCCTTCACTGCTGTGATCGATTCTCCCATAATTCCACTCTGGGCACGATGCGCTTTAAGCTGGCTGATGTAAGCATGATGTTGGATGCTGACTGCTGGGTTGACTTACAGCCACCCAAACAGGTGAGGAACATTGCTTAAAAATGTCCACAAGTGGAAcattatagggttagttcatccaaaaatgattcatcatttactcaccctcatattgttgatgctgtacagaaaagtccaccaatcagagagtcgaaAAGCAACACGCGCCAAAATAGCTCTTTAGCACTGCGAATGACGAATGAGTCAATCTCTCTGTGATctcaaaatacataaatgtttgtatatatgcatattttgcaataaacttaaaatatattgtttttatatataatcaacatttgtaaatgagtagttttatatttctccttcatttttaatttgattatactgttcgcaatgcttcatgggattgtagtttttTCCATCACTAAAGCCGTTAAGTACACAATCTTGTACcttttgtccgattttcaaaaatgtatttgtttcaaatcaatgtctgtaatgttatgattcacctcgtagctgattggcttagttcatggcttataacgctttaacaaacacttttttaaaatccctatgggaaaaatgaatggaaaaaatacttatGGAACCAGTGCCACTGAAAAAGGGGACGAGCACTGTTGCACTCtttgaggtttgttctcacacgTCAAAGCAAgtacagttgagcttctgtttatgtgcgctgatcaatgtttatatgtgaattaaagcctaaattcaatctattCGTATAATGTGATCGAGTCTCtccagaaaatttggactaaaccgcccgattcatatggattagttttatgatctctttatgaactttttgaagcatcaaagtggtagttgtgtagactgtcaatggagggacagaagaGACAGAGAGTTAGAGATGGACATCGGTCGTTATTCAGAAATGAGTCATTCTTCAATTTAGAGTGGCAAACGAGAGgcagaatttataaaaaaataaataaataaataaaaataaataacatttattggtatgtatttaaaatgtttcatatatATTCAGTAAAGTGGAAACTTTAGgacattttgattttgaataaattttaatcaaatactAGTGGTGATCCTTATAAGCACTGGTGCTAACTATTTATATCTGTGGTGTTACCAGTATTTCCACCAAGAGAGACAGTAACACCACAGGCAAATTAGTAGAAATCCAGCCTTTTTTAAGATGGAGTCTGCCATGATGATAGTTTAAAGATCATGGGGCATTTTGGAAACAAGTCtacatttatcaaaatataatataccgtgttccaaattattacgtaagtgacatatcagtaagatttcagtacaataaacattaagattttagtttttctaagaaaatgtttgtttgtttatttacttggtctcatcagaacaaaatcatttgtttattttccacgtctttttagataactggtatcaatctcagacaaaataatttgccaggtctatggaaaccctgcttagaggttgttccacattattaagcaagtcacagttctcatgcaatatggggaggaagaaagatctttctgaagatgaaaagcttgaaatggtgcaatgttgtgcaaaaggcatgaaaacaactaatattgcgtgaaaactgaatggagataatcaaattatcataagatttgtaaGTGATTTaaagcacagcagaactcggtcagataaaagcttattaatgaaagttcctgttaaaaaaattaattgtattaaaagggcagctataaaaaagccagtgttgagcagcaaacaggtatttgaagcttctggtgtctctggagtctcaagaacaTAAATAGGAgtttaaacataataaataattaaatcacaTTGGTGTGGGCAATGACTATGAATGTACATATTGAATGTACATCATTTGAACTGATTTATATTAATTGGACTATTGGACTAAACAGTGTTCAGACTGACTGTGCAAGTTTATGACCTTTAAACATGTATTTGTAGGCAGAGAGATGGAAAAGTCAGCCAGGCAATCATGCTGGAGTTCTATGTTTGAATGCTACTGGTGTGCccacaaacaacacacacacgttaTGTTTCTGTATCTTTGAGGGGATctctccatagacataatgatttttatactgtacaaactgtattttctatcccctaaccccacccctgAACCTACCTAtcacagaaacctttttgcattttcaaataagcatcatttagtatgtttattaatccaCTTCCCTTGTGGGGAATGAGGCAtattaaaacactaaaacatataaaatacaGCAATAGAGGTAATATACTTTTTACACACTTTTCATATACCATGGATGCACACTTGGTGCAATATGAAGACTTTATTATGAGATGCttactgtgtgtttgtgtttctacAAGTGCAAAGTGCACATATTGACAGAGTTTAAAAATAGCTCAGACATTTCTCTTGTACATACATACGTGCAGGTTACCGTGCGCCGTACTTTCTCAAagaaactcattctgtatgatttataagccttttgaaaaatggggacatggggtaatgtcctcataagtcaccctctctttgtaatacctatgtcatacccatgtcattatacaaatttgtcctgatatgtcacaaaaacaggaacgcacacacacacacatgcattccACCCCCACTGCTGTGTGATCTGTTGATGAGAGTGGAGATCTTATCTGCGTCATCACACCTCCCAGAGGAGATCCGGTtctaacagacacacacacacagacatgccAGGAATTACTAACTACCACTGGactgcagagagaaagagagagagagcgagagaggggggggggggggggttgtttgtgtgtttgcatgtacagtatgtaatgTGCCAGTGATTAAGAGGATGACACAGTTTAAACCAGGTTATGATCACCGTCAGAATGTATTATTTGTTCATATACAAAAAGATGCTCACACACTCTTTATTATTGTGAGTACGGTTATTTATCATATGATTCATGTTTGATTATTCAGGATAAGGCTTTGGTTTGATGCCTTGGACTCTTTTATTTTCGACCTTCTAATCCCATTCTTGTAAACATCATTCATGAATGAGGGAATGAGACAGAAACTGATGTACTGAGTATATTGCAGAAATGTCTGCACACTGAAtataatttcaatttatttcCAGACATTATCAGTTTGAATATTACTATGCTAATATGActatgaataatgaataataattgcAGTGCCCTAAAGCTTTCCGTgttgtttatttgaaaaatatttattatcagTATTATTTGTCACTGTGTTCATCAACACTGCACTGGAGTAATATCAAACACAATGGTTTGATAAATCCAAACTCGTCAGACCTGAATCAAAAGCACCAGATTATATTTCAGTAAAATGTCATGTTCTGCTCATGCAGCTGATTAAGTGGGGCTGACTGAAGGCAGGGGCAGATTTGTATAAGGTCATGATGGTTATGAAATACCATAATTCAGAGTGTTTAATCTAAGGGCTTTGCTGACAAATTGATAATTTAAATCAGCACCTTTTGCCCTGAGAGAGGAACTTGTCACATTCAGTCTGTGTCACAAATTACTAGCACATTTGAATGAAATTATTCTCTATGCAGTGAAAAGTCAAGTTCATTAACCCTGCAAGAAAAGAattatgaatatgcaaattttaAAACCTCTATTCATGTGAACACAgagttaaaaagtaaaattgcctgacacaaaaatgtattttaaaatcaattctttTACTCAAAAACTTTGACCCATGAAGCATTTCAAGACTTTCAACCCAAAGTTTCTCTGTCTTTTTCAGCAGGAAGTGGCATCATCAGCTGGAGAGCTACTATTGTCACTCAGTTATCTGCCAGCAGCCAATAGACTTGGGGTGGTAGTAATGAAGGCTAGAGGACTTCAGTCAGACAAACTGAAAGACAACATAGGTATTTACACTTTGTTGCTAACGACACTCCAATCAAtgtgaacaaaaaaagtaatcccAAATCAACTATTAGTTACTTACATTATCATTTGTGTAATCCCACTATAACCATACTATCAGTTTTAAGATGGAAGTGAACCAGAGGTTCAGCAGCTcaataaatacatacaatacCGGTCAATAGTTTGGattaataattttgaatgtttttgaaagaagtcagactgcatttatttaatcaaacatACAgcaaaatcagtaatattgtgaaacattattacaatttaatagaactgttttttatttgaatatattttaaaatgtaatttattccactGAAGACTACTGAAAATTCGGCTTTGCcatctcaggaataaattacatataaaaatatatatatatccaaagCATTTCTATTGCAACCTGGatgacttctttaaaaaatctttattattccaaacttttaacttgtaatgtacatgtacattacattacattaaatatatccatccattttccaaactgcttgacctaaataaatacagtatctcatagaagtgagtacacccctcacatttttgtaaatattttattatatcttttcatgtgacaacactgaagaaatgacactttgctacaatgtaaagtagtgagtgcacagcttgtataacagtgtaaatttgctgtcctctcaaaataactcaacccacagccattaatgtctaaaccgctggccacaaaagtgagtacactcctaagtgaaaatgtccaaattgggcccaaagtgtcaatattttgtgtggccaccattactttccagcactgccttaacgctcttgggcatggagttcaccagagcttcacaggttgccactggaatcctcttccactcctccatgacaacatcactgagctggtggatgttagagaccttgcgctcctctgccttccgtttgaggatgccccacagatgctcaatagggtttaggtctggagacgtgcttggccagtccatcacctttaccctcagcttctttagcaaggcagtggttgtcttggaggtgtgtttggggtcattatcatgttggaatactgccctgagGCCCAGTCTCCAAAGGGAGGGGACCAttctctgcttcagtatgtcacagtacatgttggcattcatggttccctcaattaactgtagctccccagtgccagcagcactcatgcagccccagaccatgacactcccaccatcatgttgactgtaggcaagacacacttgtctttgtactcctcaccttgTTGCCACCACAcatgcttgacaccatctgaaccaaataagtttatcttggtctcattagaccacaggacatggttacagtaatccatgtccttagtctgcttgtcttcagcaaactgtttgcgggctttcttttgcatcatctttagaagaggcttccttctgggacgacagccatgcagaccaatttgatgcagtgtgcggcatatggtctgagcactgacaggctgaccccccaccccttcaacctctgcagcaatgcaggcagcactcatacatctatttcccaaacacaacctctggatatgacgcacgtgcactcaacttctttggttgaccatggcgaggcctgttctgagtggaacttctcctgttaaaccgctgtatggtcttggccaccgtgctgcagctcagtttcagggtcttggcaatcttcttatagcctacgccatctttatgtagagcaacaattctttttttcagatcctcagagagttctttgccatgaggtgccatgttgaacttccagtgaccagtatgtgagagtgagagcgataacaccaaatttaacacatctgctccccattcacacctgagaccttgtaacactaacgcgtcgcatgacaccggggagagagaaaatggctaattgggcccaatttggacattttcacttaggggtgtactcacttttgtggccagtggtttagacattaatggctgtgtgttgagttattttgaggggacaccaaatttacactgttatacaagctgtacactcactactttacattgtagcaaagtgtcatttcttcagtgttgtcacatgaaaagatataataaaatatttacaaaaatgagaggggtgtactcacttctgtgagatactgtacatacatacaataTTAATGTCAATATTTTAGGTGTAATAAAGAGAGTACTGTAACCTGTATGTTCTCTGATAGATCTTTCAGTAAAGTTGACTTTGAAACATCAAAATGCCAAACTGAAGAAGAAGCAGACACGGAGAGTGAAGCACAAGATGAATCCGGTCTGGAACGAGATGATGATGTTGGAGCTGCCCAGTGAGCTACTGGCTAAATCCAGCGTGGATTTGGAGGTACTGAACCTGGCTAGTCCCGGGACCCTGCTCCCCCTGGGCCGCTGCATGCTGGGGCTCCACACCTCCGGCACTGGCCTGCAGCACTGGAAACAGATGCTAGATAATCCACGCAAGCAAATTGCAATGTGGCATCCTCTATACACCTAAGAATACAGTTTAATATTCTTCAAACCACCACTTAAACGCAATGATTTGTTAAACACGTGGTTGAATTTTTACAATAGTACTCTATTCCTGTACACAGATATGTAGTACtccaatataataaatatttaagtagaTATAATAAACGAACCCAGCTGTTATCGTTTCGTAATATGAAACTAACTTCTCTGCAGGTAAACTACTTGTTACACAGTAGTTTAGAGTATTTTAATCTAAGCAGTGCTGCATTAAATGTTGGTGTTGTTGTTAACGTGTGTTTAAAATACTCATTGCTGTTTTAAACTGGTCCGAGTCGGAGCCATCTTGAACATTATGACTGAACAACCCACCCAATCAGGCAAATGGCTCATACCAAGTTTGGCAGAACAGACGTCcctcataatt
It encodes the following:
- the syt13 gene encoding synaptotagmin-13 isoform X2, with translation MLVSATALLGATLGTVSGVLTLCGLSLLCKSCKKGKLERGDETDPEKAKPSILHTLTQFSVQKCTEPIQPQASLKFPKIYRPKPSVTSQEVINYKEHGAANDTSAAKLDTCNQATEREEVFSLPRQASADEMSCISEQTGGMTTSSSILYPKLHFSISLHKESGELHISIVEADNISVDAGCEGYISGCVSVSEEQKHAQTAVHKLAAHVQWGEELVFTLPVEGTEDTDGLDGEVALSLHCCDRFSHNSTLGTMRFKLADVSMMLDADCWVDLQPPKQEVASSAGELLLSLSYLPAANRLGVVVMKARGLQSDKLKDNIDLSVKLTLKHQNAKLKKKQTRRVKHKMNPVWNEMMMLELPSELLAKSSVDLEVLNLASPGTLLPLGRCMLGLHTSGTGLQHWKQMLDNPRKQIAMWHPLYT
- the syt13 gene encoding synaptotagmin-13 isoform X1 — translated: MLVSATALLGATLGTVSGVLTLCGLSLLCKSCKKGKLERGDETDPEKAKPSILHTLTQFSVQKCTEPIQPQASLKFPKIYRPKPSVTSQEVINYKEHGAANDTSAAKLDTCNQATEREEVFSLPRQASADEMSCISEQTGGMTTSSSILYPKLHFSISLHKESGELHISIVEADNISVDAGCEGYISGCVSVSEEQKHAQTAVHKLAAHVQWGEELVFTLPVEGTEDTDGLDGEVALSLHCCDRFSHNSTLGTMRFKLADVSMMLDADCWVDLQPPKQQEVASSAGELLLSLSYLPAANRLGVVVMKARGLQSDKLKDNIDLSVKLTLKHQNAKLKKKQTRRVKHKMNPVWNEMMMLELPSELLAKSSVDLEVLNLASPGTLLPLGRCMLGLHTSGTGLQHWKQMLDNPRKQIAMWHPLYT